The following proteins are encoded in a genomic region of Ornithinibacillus sp. 4-3:
- the arr gene encoding NAD(+)--rifampin ADP-ribosyltransferase, producing the protein MNEKKELLDSGPFFHGTKAELKIGDLLESQHLSNYQDKKANYIYFTATLDAAKWGAELAKANSKERIYIVEPLGDFENDPNLTDKRFPGNPTRSYRSKSPLKIVAELSSWERHSDEAINHMLTSLKKLREQGKAVIYD; encoded by the coding sequence ATGAATGAAAAAAAAGAGCTCTTAGATAGCGGCCCGTTTTTCCATGGTACTAAAGCAGAACTAAAAATTGGAGACTTATTAGAATCACAACACTTGTCTAATTACCAAGATAAAAAAGCTAACTATATATATTTTACTGCAACATTAGATGCTGCTAAATGGGGTGCTGAATTAGCAAAAGCTAATTCAAAAGAAAGAATTTATATTGTAGAACCATTAGGTGATTTTGAAAATGATCCAAACTTAACTGACAAAAGATTTCCTGGAAATCCCACACGTTCTTATAGATCTAAATCTCCTTTGAAAATTGTTGCTGAATTGAGTTCATGGGAAAGGCATTCTGACGAAGCAATAAATCATATGCTTACCTCTTTAAAAAAGTTACGTGAACAAGGTAAAGCTGTAATATACGATTAA
- a CDS encoding M14 family metallocarboxypeptidase has protein sequence MSKKNIHAAGQLNKNFSPYFYQSYTLPQQVKARFPKLNITYPTPAFTREEGHFTTQEELMKFLYELSADTEHMQLEIIGNSLEGREIPMVIFTTNKDEEEMKDKPTVWLQANVHGHEPASGESALVIIHQLAKEALGEEILPYVNVVVVPRINPDSVFYHEQKSPLRINGNRDHVQLEMPELQALHQAYNRFEAEVVIDAHEYDADIAYPHVGKEGALKYHDLLILSGKNLNIPAEIRLKSDEWFLPDVFSALDAEGISNGTYFTVSHTENNEVVVHEGGGDIGIGRNAFALKPSFCFLTESLGISIGRENFLRRVTSQVITHTSILRTTKKYAAEIKTLIAEAKLELVDQAAHGEENRSIVLQSEAQEMEGLTVEAVDIATGDVIEIPVTYYDETEAVPTLERKLPNAYLLPPAYQWLIERLVMQGVVVDRLVEEEVLTVECYDVHKISGKCEQLNIETEIVEREVRFPKGSYVISCAQRAGSLIALALEPESSYSFVSKNYFHVEAGEEVPIYRYLGETHTL, from the coding sequence ATGTCTAAGAAAAATATTCACGCAGCAGGACAATTAAATAAGAACTTTTCACCATACTTTTACCAATCGTATACTTTACCTCAGCAAGTAAAAGCGCGTTTTCCAAAATTAAATATTACTTATCCAACACCAGCCTTCACTCGTGAGGAAGGTCATTTTACTACACAAGAAGAGCTGATGAAATTTTTATATGAACTATCAGCAGATACAGAGCATATGCAGCTTGAAATTATTGGAAATTCACTAGAAGGTCGAGAAATTCCAATGGTTATCTTTACGACAAATAAAGATGAAGAGGAAATGAAGGACAAGCCAACAGTTTGGTTACAGGCGAATGTACATGGACACGAACCGGCTTCAGGGGAATCAGCTCTTGTTATTATTCATCAACTGGCTAAGGAAGCATTAGGTGAGGAAATATTACCTTATGTCAATGTAGTTGTCGTGCCTCGAATTAATCCAGATAGTGTGTTCTACCATGAACAGAAATCGCCTTTGCGAATTAATGGTAATCGTGATCATGTTCAGCTTGAAATGCCAGAATTACAGGCACTACATCAAGCGTATAATCGTTTTGAAGCAGAAGTAGTAATTGATGCCCATGAATATGATGCGGATATTGCTTACCCTCATGTAGGAAAAGAAGGGGCTTTAAAATATCATGATTTACTTATTTTATCAGGGAAAAATTTAAATATTCCAGCTGAAATTCGTTTGAAATCTGATGAATGGTTCTTACCGGATGTGTTTAGCGCTTTAGATGCAGAAGGCATTTCCAATGGTACTTATTTCACGGTTAGTCATACAGAGAATAACGAGGTCGTTGTTCATGAAGGTGGTGGAGATATAGGGATAGGGCGTAACGCGTTTGCTCTGAAACCAAGCTTTTGTTTCCTAACAGAATCACTTGGAATTAGCATTGGTCGTGAAAACTTTTTACGTCGTGTTACCAGCCAGGTCATTACACATACAAGTATTTTACGTACAACTAAGAAATATGCAGCTGAAATCAAAACATTAATAGCAGAAGCGAAGCTAGAACTGGTGGATCAAGCGGCACATGGAGAAGAAAATCGTTCTATTGTATTGCAAAGTGAAGCACAAGAAATGGAAGGACTTACAGTAGAAGCGGTAGATATTGCAACAGGTGATGTCATAGAGATCCCAGTAACCTACTATGATGAAACAGAAGCTGTTCCAACTTTAGAACGGAAATTACCTAATGCTTATCTTTTGCCGCCTGCCTATCAATGGCTTATTGAAAGGTTAGTGATGCAAGGTGTGGTAGTAGATCGTCTTGTTGAAGAAGAGGTTTTAACTGTAGAATGCTATGATGTCCATAAAATTAGTGGGAAATGTGAGCAATTAAATATCGAAACAGAAATAGTTGAACGTGAGGTAAGATTCCCGAAAGGAAGCTATGTTATTAGCTGTGCACAGCGAGCAGGGAGCTTAATTGCATTAGCATTAGAGCCAGAATCATCATACAGCTTTGTTAGTAAAAATTACTTCCATGTTGAAGCTGGGGAAGAGGTACCAATATATCGCTATTTAGGAGAAACACATACATTGTAA
- a CDS encoding TetR/AcrR family transcriptional regulator produces the protein MVIKKEQRAQETKNLILKAAGKLFSIKGYDAVTMREIAKEAGCSHTTIYLYFKDKEALLHQLAMPTLQKLYTQLSALLKSEEATSLDKLKNISHVYIIFGLENQNMYSVLINAKSSKVDEAQPELEINKLRIKLFEMLMEALQHCLSIPKGEQLLTYTRIFYYHLNGILTTYSYMHESLDTLLDRLTPTFDLSIEILIAGFRKNTEERSEYNESN, from the coding sequence ATGGTGATCAAGAAAGAGCAACGTGCTCAAGAAACAAAAAATTTGATTTTAAAGGCAGCTGGCAAGCTTTTTTCGATAAAAGGGTATGATGCTGTAACGATGAGAGAAATTGCAAAAGAAGCCGGCTGTTCTCATACAACCATTTATTTATATTTCAAAGATAAAGAAGCTCTATTACATCAACTGGCAATGCCTACCTTGCAAAAGCTGTATACACAGCTAAGTGCGCTCTTAAAATCCGAGGAAGCAACCTCCCTAGATAAACTTAAAAATATTAGTCATGTATATATCATCTTTGGTTTAGAAAATCAAAACATGTATTCTGTTTTAATTAACGCCAAGTCGTCAAAGGTAGATGAAGCACAGCCAGAATTGGAAATAAATAAACTTCGAATTAAGTTGTTTGAAATGTTAATGGAAGCATTACAACATTGTCTATCTATTCCAAAAGGAGAACAATTACTAACTTACACACGGATTTTTTATTATCACTTAAACGGGATATTAACTACCTATTCCTATATGCATGAGTCCTTAGACACTTTGCTAGATAGGCTAACACCAACCTTTGATCTTTCTATAGAAATATTAATTGCGGGATTTAGAAAAAATACCGAAGAAAGAAGCGAATACAATGAAAGCAACTAG
- a CDS encoding MBL fold metallo-hydrolase has product MKATRISEHIWSLKIWLLIPIHVWIIVDKDGVTLIDAGISTMAKPIMNFIRKLDAGPLQSILLTHGHSDHTGSINKLLSKTKVPVYAHQKEIPYMAGNLPYPRRKKAVKTVAKDVVQPLGTNTDGSLKQIAGLTPYLTPGHSPGHVAYYHELDQVLLAGDLFTSKKGKLRKPMAMFTADMDEAIRSSAIVEQLNPIMLEVCHGNTVYDPASQMKAYLSS; this is encoded by the coding sequence ATGAAAGCAACTAGGATTTCAGAACATATTTGGAGCTTAAAAATCTGGCTTCTTATTCCTATACATGTATGGATTATAGTTGATAAAGATGGAGTTACGCTCATTGATGCAGGAATTTCAACGATGGCAAAACCGATTATGAATTTTATTAGAAAGCTCGATGCTGGTCCATTGCAAAGCATTTTATTAACTCATGGTCATTCTGATCATACAGGCTCTATCAATAAATTATTATCCAAAACAAAAGTTCCTGTTTATGCACATCAAAAAGAAATTCCTTACATGGCAGGTAATCTTCCTTATCCAAGAAGGAAAAAGGCAGTTAAAACTGTAGCAAAAGATGTTGTTCAACCATTAGGAACGAATACAGATGGAAGTCTAAAACAAATTGCTGGCCTTACTCCTTATCTCACACCAGGCCATTCTCCAGGACATGTTGCTTATTATCATGAGCTAGATCAAGTATTACTTGCAGGTGATCTTTTTACTTCTAAAAAAGGAAAACTGCGAAAGCCTATGGCCATGTTCACTGCAGATATGGATGAAGCAATAAGAAGCAGTGCTATTGTAGAACAGCTAAATCCAATAATGCTCGAGGTTTGTCATGGAAATACTGTTTATGATCCAGCAAGTCAAATGAAGGCATATTTAAGTTCGTAG
- a CDS encoding aspartate aminotransferase family protein, which produces MGDHKDILEKDKKYIWHAMRRYNPDGSSIVVEKADGVWLTDVTGKKYLDAMAGLWCVNAGYGRDELAEAAYEQLKTMPYYPMTQSNIPAIKLGEKLNEWLEDDYVLFYSNSGSEANEVAFKLARQYHAHRGEPGRHKFIARYRAYHGNTMGALAATGQAQRKIQYEPLAPGFLHVTPPDIYRSPYQGTLEEQSIATADEIDRVMNYELSETVAAVIMEPIITGGGVIVPHESYMPRVKEICEKHGALLIADEVICGFGRTGKKFGFQNYGVQPDIVTMAKGITSGYLPLSVTAVRREIYEAFQGTENYDHFRHVNTFGGNAAACALALRNLEIYEEEGLIDRSKEMGEKLLEKLADLNNHPHVGHIRGKGLLVGIELVEDKETKEPAKVDKLAKVVGYCKENGVLVGSNMDTVDGFNNIFALSPPLNINEEEIDFVVKVVKEAFAQI; this is translated from the coding sequence ATGGGAGATCATAAAGACATATTGGAGAAAGATAAAAAATATATATGGCATGCGATGCGTCGCTATAACCCAGACGGATCATCTATCGTGGTGGAGAAAGCGGATGGCGTTTGGTTAACAGATGTTACTGGTAAAAAATATTTAGATGCAATGGCTGGGTTATGGTGTGTGAACGCAGGTTATGGTCGTGATGAGCTAGCAGAGGCTGCTTATGAACAATTAAAAACAATGCCATATTATCCAATGACACAGTCTAATATCCCAGCAATTAAGCTTGGCGAAAAGTTGAATGAATGGCTAGAAGATGATTATGTGCTGTTCTATTCAAACAGTGGATCTGAAGCAAATGAGGTAGCTTTCAAGCTTGCTCGTCAATATCATGCACACCGTGGAGAGCCTGGACGCCATAAGTTTATTGCTCGTTACCGTGCTTATCATGGGAATACAATGGGGGCACTAGCTGCAACTGGTCAAGCACAGCGTAAAATTCAATATGAACCACTTGCACCTGGATTTTTACATGTAACACCACCTGATATTTATCGTAGCCCGTATCAAGGAACGTTAGAGGAGCAAAGTATAGCTACTGCTGATGAGATTGATCGTGTGATGAATTATGAGCTATCTGAAACAGTTGCGGCAGTGATTATGGAGCCGATTATTACAGGTGGAGGAGTTATTGTTCCACATGAAAGCTATATGCCACGCGTGAAGGAAATTTGCGAAAAGCATGGCGCATTGTTAATTGCGGATGAAGTAATTTGTGGATTTGGTAGAACTGGAAAGAAATTTGGATTCCAAAATTATGGGGTACAGCCTGATATTGTAACAATGGCAAAAGGAATTACAAGTGGTTATCTACCATTATCTGTTACTGCGGTTCGTCGTGAAATTTATGAAGCATTCCAAGGAACGGAAAACTATGACCATTTCCGTCATGTAAATACATTTGGAGGAAATGCTGCTGCGTGTGCCCTGGCACTTAGAAACTTAGAAATTTATGAAGAAGAAGGCTTAATTGATCGCTCTAAGGAAATGGGAGAGAAACTTTTAGAAAAACTAGCAGACTTAAATAATCATCCACATGTAGGACATATTCGTGGAAAAGGATTATTAGTTGGTATCGAGCTAGTAGAGGATAAAGAAACAAAAGAACCAGCAAAAGTTGATAAGCTTGCAAAAGTAGTTGGTTATTGTAAGGAAAATGGTGTGCTTGTAGGAAGTAATATGGATACCGTAGATGGATTCAATAATATTTTTGCCCTTTCTCCGCCATTAAATATTAATGAAGAAGAAATTGATTTCGTCGTTAAAGTTGTTAAAGAAGCATTTGCACAAATCTAA
- a CDS encoding CoA-acylating methylmalonate-semialdehyde dehydrogenase yields the protein MSGVSAAGEKLKNFINGEWVEPRTSQYDAVPNPATEEILCQVPISTREDLDDAVAVAKEAYTSWSNTAVPRRARILFKYQQLLIDHQDELARLITIENGKAFSESYGEVQRGIECVEFACGAPTLMMGDNLSTIATNIESQMFRYPIGVVGGITPFNFPMMVPCWMFPLAIACGNTFVLKPSERTPLLANRLAELLVEAGLPAGVFNIVHGAHDVVNGLIEHKDVRAISFVGSQPVAKYVYENAAKQGKRVQALSGAKNHSIVLPDAELDEAVNQIISAAYGSAGERCMACSVVVAVGDVAEKLVEKLNKAADDIKIGNGLEDGIFLGPVIRDSHKDKTLGYIETGIEEGATLVRDGRKDKESDDEGYFVGPTIFDNVKTDMKIWQEEIFAPVLSVVRVETLEDAIELTNESNFANGACLFTTNASAIRTFRETIDAGMLGVNLGVPAPMAFFPFSGWKDSFYGDLHANGKDGVNFYTRKKMITSRL from the coding sequence GTGAGTGGAGTTTCAGCAGCAGGAGAAAAACTAAAGAATTTTATTAATGGAGAATGGGTGGAACCACGCACCTCGCAGTATGATGCTGTGCCAAACCCAGCAACAGAAGAAATTTTATGTCAGGTACCTATCTCTACAAGAGAAGATTTGGATGACGCTGTCGCGGTTGCTAAAGAAGCATATACATCTTGGAGCAACACAGCAGTGCCAAGAAGAGCACGTATTCTTTTTAAATATCAACAATTATTAATCGATCATCAGGATGAGCTAGCTCGTCTAATTACTATCGAAAATGGGAAAGCATTTTCTGAATCCTACGGAGAGGTACAACGTGGCATTGAATGTGTGGAATTTGCATGTGGTGCGCCAACCTTGATGATGGGAGATAATCTATCAACAATTGCAACTAATATAGAATCACAAATGTTCCGTTATCCAATTGGAGTAGTGGGTGGTATTACACCATTTAACTTCCCGATGATGGTTCCATGCTGGATGTTCCCATTAGCAATTGCTTGTGGTAATACATTTGTATTAAAGCCATCTGAGCGGACACCATTACTTGCAAATCGTTTAGCTGAGCTTTTAGTAGAAGCAGGTTTACCAGCAGGTGTGTTCAATATCGTTCATGGTGCTCATGATGTTGTTAATGGATTAATTGAGCACAAGGATGTAAGAGCTATTTCTTTTGTTGGTTCTCAGCCTGTTGCAAAATACGTATATGAAAATGCTGCAAAACAAGGCAAGCGTGTCCAAGCTCTTTCTGGAGCAAAAAACCATTCTATCGTTCTTCCAGATGCAGAGTTAGATGAAGCAGTGAATCAAATTATTAGTGCTGCATATGGTTCAGCAGGAGAGCGTTGTATGGCATGTTCGGTAGTCGTGGCAGTAGGTGATGTTGCAGAGAAGCTTGTTGAGAAATTAAATAAAGCGGCAGATGATATTAAAATCGGTAATGGTTTAGAAGATGGTATTTTCTTAGGACCAGTTATCCGTGATTCTCATAAAGATAAAACATTAGGTTATATTGAAACAGGAATTGAAGAAGGAGCAACTTTAGTTCGGGATGGACGTAAAGATAAAGAAAGTGATGACGAAGGCTATTTCGTTGGACCAACTATTTTCGATAATGTTAAAACAGATATGAAAATCTGGCAGGAAGAAATTTTTGCTCCAGTATTATCTGTTGTACGTGTAGAAACATTAGAAGATGCAATCGAACTGACAAATGAATCTAATTTTGCAAATGGTGCATGCCTCTTTACGACAAATGCAAGTGCAATCCGTACCTTCAGGGAAACAATTGATGCAGGTATGCTAGGAGTTAATTTAGGTGTTCCGGCTCCAATGGCATTCTTCCCATTCTCTGGTTGGAAGGATTCATTCTATGGTGATTTACATGCAAATGGTAAAGACGGCGTGAATTTCTATACACGTAAGAAAATGATTACATCACGTTTGTAA
- a CDS encoding hydantoinase/oxoprolinase N-terminal domain-containing protein, which produces MGIYRLGIDVGGTHTDAVILDKDNTIIATTKSPTTDDVATGINEALKKVVNDSGIAREKIKYAMLGTTHCTNAIVERKRLNKIAIIRIGAPATLAVKPLVGVAQDLSESLGKYTFIVRGGHEFDGREIVDLDEEHLYEIAEQVKGKVDSIAITSVFSPVSQAHENKAYEIMRKILGEEISISISSEIGSVGLLERENATILNAAVIDVAKTAADGFVKALHNEGIQAKVFFGQNDGTLMSVEYAVKYPIFTVACGPTNSLRGASYLSDLSDAIVVDVGGTTSDVGVLVQSFPRESSIAVELGGARTNFRMPDLFSIGLGGGTIIRIKDDGSFTIGPDSVGYNLSKESLIFGGTTLTATDVVVGLGKAQLGDPAKVSHMNQEVLNEIYQSMVELVEEAIDRMKTSADPVPVILVGGGSILLPEKLEGASKVIRPEHSGVANAIGSAIAQVSGQIEKIYVLEDIGREKAVELAKEMAKQEAITAGADPDRLVIVDIEDVPLAYLPGNATRIRVKAAGDLKGIE; this is translated from the coding sequence ATGGGAATATATCGTTTAGGAATTGATGTTGGGGGCACCCATACAGATGCAGTTATTTTAGACAAAGATAATACAATAATAGCAACAACAAAGTCACCTACAACTGACGATGTAGCGACAGGTATCAATGAAGCTTTGAAAAAAGTAGTAAATGACTCTGGAATAGCTAGAGAGAAGATAAAATATGCCATGCTTGGAACGACTCACTGCACTAATGCAATTGTTGAAAGAAAAAGATTGAATAAAATAGCGATTATACGTATTGGTGCTCCAGCAACATTGGCAGTTAAACCATTAGTTGGTGTGGCTCAGGATCTTTCGGAATCACTTGGCAAATACACATTTATTGTTCGAGGTGGCCACGAATTTGACGGTAGGGAAATTGTTGATTTAGATGAAGAACATTTATATGAAATAGCAGAGCAAGTGAAAGGAAAAGTAGATTCAATTGCAATTACCTCAGTGTTCTCTCCTGTTTCACAAGCACATGAAAATAAAGCATATGAAATTATGCGAAAGATACTTGGAGAGGAAATTTCCATTTCTATTTCATCGGAAATCGGCTCTGTTGGTTTATTGGAAAGAGAAAATGCGACGATTCTTAATGCGGCTGTTATTGATGTTGCTAAAACAGCTGCAGATGGATTTGTTAAAGCATTACATAATGAAGGAATTCAAGCTAAAGTATTTTTTGGACAAAATGATGGAACATTAATGTCCGTAGAATACGCTGTGAAATATCCAATATTTACCGTTGCATGTGGACCAACGAATTCACTTAGAGGAGCATCCTACTTAAGCGATCTTTCTGATGCAATTGTGGTTGATGTAGGCGGAACTACTTCTGATGTTGGTGTATTAGTGCAATCATTTCCAAGAGAATCTTCGATAGCAGTAGAGCTTGGAGGTGCACGGACTAATTTTAGGATGCCAGATCTCTTTTCCATTGGTCTTGGTGGAGGAACGATTATTCGTATAAAAGACGATGGAAGTTTTACAATTGGTCCAGATAGTGTTGGTTATAATTTATCCAAAGAAAGCTTAATATTTGGTGGAACCACTTTAACTGCAACAGATGTCGTAGTAGGACTAGGAAAAGCACAACTAGGTGATCCTGCGAAGGTTTCCCATATGAATCAGGAAGTTTTAAATGAAATCTATCAGAGCATGGTAGAGTTAGTAGAAGAAGCAATTGACAGAATGAAAACTAGTGCAGATCCAGTGCCAGTGATACTTGTGGGTGGAGGAAGCATCTTATTACCAGAAAAATTAGAAGGTGCGTCAAAAGTTATTCGTCCGGAACATTCAGGAGTAGCAAATGCAATTGGATCAGCTATTGCCCAAGTAAGTGGGCAAATAGAAAAGATATATGTATTAGAAGACATAGGAAGAGAGAAGGCAGTCGAATTAGCTAAAGAGATGGCTAAGCAAGAAGCAATAACCGCTGGCGCAGATCCAGATCGTCTTGTAATAGTTGATATAGAAGATGTACCGCTTGCCTATTTGCCAGGAAATGCAACTCGAATTCGTGTTAAAGCAGCTGGGGATTTAAAGGGGATCGAATAA
- a CDS encoding DUF917 domain-containing protein, with protein MRKIGEQEIEDIAVGAAILGTGGGGNPYVGKLMAIQAVKDYGEITLLDVDEVPDEVLVVPSAGMGAPTVSAEKLPSGDEAQAAFESLESYLGQKIYATMPIEAGGMNSMLPLILGAKLGLPVVDVDGMGRAFPELQMVTFHLDGVSTTPMALADERGNSIILNTVDNVWTERLARSATIQMGGRATTAIYPMTGKDIKKSGIRSILQLEEDIGKAIRLAKENGVDPIKEVLKVTNGFELFHGKVSDIDRKTETGFTRGLAMFEGIHAYRGETLEVRFQNEHLIAKKGQELLCVTPDLIAVLDAETALPITTEAIKYGARCVVIGMPCNPKWRTEKGIATVGPKYFGYDVDYVPVEELMKKGAES; from the coding sequence ATGAGAAAAATAGGTGAACAAGAAATTGAAGATATTGCTGTTGGAGCAGCAATACTTGGAACTGGCGGTGGAGGTAATCCATATGTAGGAAAATTAATGGCAATACAAGCTGTTAAGGATTATGGAGAAATTACCTTATTAGATGTAGATGAAGTGCCTGATGAAGTATTAGTTGTACCTTCAGCGGGAATGGGAGCCCCGACAGTTTCAGCAGAAAAGCTTCCTAGTGGTGATGAAGCACAGGCAGCATTTGAAAGCTTGGAGTCATATTTAGGACAGAAGATTTATGCAACAATGCCAATCGAAGCAGGTGGAATGAATTCTATGCTGCCTTTAATATTAGGGGCGAAACTAGGCTTACCTGTTGTTGATGTGGATGGAATGGGGAGAGCTTTTCCGGAGTTACAAATGGTTACCTTCCACTTAGATGGTGTTTCTACAACGCCAATGGCTCTTGCGGATGAGCGGGGAAATTCAATTATATTGAATACGGTTGATAATGTTTGGACGGAAAGACTCGCTCGAAGTGCTACGATTCAAATGGGTGGAAGAGCAACAACAGCTATATATCCAATGACTGGAAAAGACATTAAAAAGAGCGGGATTAGAAGTATTTTGCAATTAGAGGAAGATATAGGAAAGGCCATTAGACTTGCTAAGGAGAATGGTGTGGATCCGATAAAAGAAGTATTAAAAGTAACAAATGGTTTCGAATTATTTCATGGAAAAGTAAGTGATATTGATCGAAAAACGGAAACAGGTTTTACGAGAGGTTTAGCAATGTTTGAAGGGATTCATGCATATCGAGGGGAAACACTTGAAGTTAGATTCCAAAATGAACATTTAATCGCTAAAAAAGGACAAGAATTATTATGTGTGACACCTGATTTAATAGCAGTTCTTGATGCTGAAACAGCTCTTCCTATTACTACTGAAGCAATCAAATATGGGGCTAGATGTGTTGTAATTGGTATGCCTTGCAATCCGAAATGGAGAACAGAGAAAGGAATTGCTACAGTAGGTCCAAAATACTTTGGCTATGATGTTGATTATGTGCCGGTTGAAGAGCTGATGAAGAAAGGAGCTGAATCATAA
- a CDS encoding ABC transporter substrate-binding protein, translated as MNGRNILIFIMAIILLSILGCSQSNDSTKENDETQVAENTDAELKIAITSQPTTLDVHTTGDALTRDVAIHIYETLITLNADYQPVPMLAESVEKSEDGKTYTFKLREGVQFHNGKEMKAEDVLASMNRWKERSTIAQEHLHDAAFETQDDYTVVLQLQNPRLDLLDLLAGQDFFPAIMPKEIIEDAGDDFVKEYVGTGPFQFVDWLQDQYVHLARFDDYTFDDSPADGLAGKKEALVKDLYFYKTQDPSTLLTGLQTGEFDIAYSIAFDHYDQVKNDPNFNVYSAYFGTMNLVYNKKEGLFSDVKMRQAVNAALNASDIMLGAFASEELYGFGSSYMNEKVVNWYSEAGQEGFNQNNTEKAKQLLEEAGYNGEEITLLSNRDIPYHYDIAVIVQEQLNQLGMNVNLEVFDWAAHIERRDDPDYWDIVTAGINYPAVPSTLVSLAPNWPGWTDDTKIAGLLEEIISSDSLSEGKEKWDELQGYAWTEYVPFTQFGSVPIIMAAKSSIEGLQVMDRPIMMPLWNTKVNEE; from the coding sequence ATGAACGGTAGAAATATATTGATATTCATCATGGCAATAATACTTTTGTCTATTTTAGGATGTAGTCAATCAAATGATTCAACAAAAGAAAATGATGAAACACAAGTGGCTGAAAATACGGATGCTGAATTAAAAATAGCTATCACTTCTCAACCAACAACACTTGATGTACATACAACTGGAGATGCGCTTACACGAGATGTAGCTATTCATATTTATGAAACGCTGATTACGCTTAATGCAGATTATCAACCAGTTCCAATGTTAGCTGAATCTGTAGAAAAGAGTGAAGATGGAAAAACATATACATTTAAATTACGAGAAGGAGTACAATTCCATAATGGAAAAGAGATGAAAGCAGAGGATGTTCTTGCTTCTATGAACAGATGGAAGGAAAGATCAACGATTGCACAGGAGCATCTCCATGATGCAGCATTTGAAACTCAGGATGACTATACAGTCGTTTTACAATTACAAAATCCAAGATTGGATTTATTGGATCTTCTTGCTGGGCAAGATTTTTTCCCTGCAATCATGCCAAAAGAAATTATTGAAGATGCGGGTGACGATTTTGTAAAAGAATATGTTGGAACTGGGCCATTTCAATTTGTAGATTGGCTACAAGATCAATATGTCCATCTTGCAAGGTTTGATGATTATACTTTTGATGACTCTCCTGCCGATGGTTTAGCAGGGAAAAAAGAAGCACTAGTGAAGGATTTATATTTTTATAAAACACAGGATCCATCTACTTTATTAACAGGGCTTCAGACAGGAGAATTTGATATCGCGTATAGTATTGCTTTTGACCATTATGACCAGGTGAAAAACGATCCGAATTTTAATGTGTATAGTGCCTATTTCGGTACAATGAATCTCGTTTATAATAAAAAAGAGGGATTATTTTCGGATGTTAAAATGAGACAAGCTGTTAATGCAGCGTTGAATGCATCGGATATTATGCTAGGAGCATTTGCTAGTGAGGAGCTTTATGGATTTGGTTCAAGTTATATGAATGAGAAGGTTGTAAATTGGTATAGTGAGGCTGGTCAAGAGGGATTTAACCAAAATAATACGGAAAAGGCAAAACAATTGCTAGAAGAGGCAGGGTATAATGGAGAAGAAATTACATTATTGTCCAATCGAGATATACCTTATCACTATGATATTGCCGTGATTGTGCAGGAACAATTAAATCAATTGGGAATGAATGTAAATCTAGAGGTGTTTGATTGGGCTGCACATATTGAGAGACGGGATGATCCGGATTATTGGGACATCGTAACTGCTGGGATAAATTATCCGGCTGTTCCATCCACACTTGTTTCTCTTGCGCCAAATTGGCCGGGATGGACAGATGATACAAAGATTGCTGGTTTACTAGAAGAAATTATAAGTTCTGATTCCTTAAGTGAAGGGAAGGAAAAGTGGGACGAATTACAAGGATATGCTTGGACAGAGTATGTTCCGTTTACTCAATTTGGTTCGGTTCCAATTATTATGGCAGCTAAAAGTAGTATAGAAGGGCTTCAAGTAATGGATCGGCCAATTATGATGCCTTTATGGAATACTAAGGTAAATGAGGAATAA